The stretch of DNA AAATTTATCGTTGAACGAAAAATGGTTCGAGATATCAATGCGAAGCAATGGGATATACTTCACCGGCCATCTTTGATGGGGTTATCCGATGCAGCCATCATTGAAACGTACAATGCCGAATTAAGAGGAATATACAATTATTATTCGCTGGCAGAAAATGTGTCGCCAAAAATGTGGTCATTGCGTCATGTTATGGAATACAGCTGTTTAAAAACACTGGCGGGCAAATACAAATCCTCAGTAGCAAAGATGAAGGTTAAGTATAAACAAGGGAAACACTGGGGAGTGAAGTATTCATCCCAGCAAGGTGAAAAAGCTGTTTGCTTCTATAAAGACGGATTCCGCAAAAAAACCGCACGCCGCGGACCTAAAATTGATGTAAAGCCCAATCTATATCCCTATCGAGGAAAAAGATCCAATTGAATAGCGCAAGAGATGATAGATATGTGTAAGCGGAGAGCCGTATACTTTGAGAGGAGTACGTACGGTTCGGAGGGGAGTTTCCGGAAACCTCCTGCAGAAATGCAGAAAGGCGCTGGATGCTTACCCTACTATCGTTTTCGTTTAGCGGAGCCTAATTTGTTTTTAAGTAAGTATCGCCGCTTTTCGGCTGCTGGAGAAACGGCCGGATTGCGCATTGATTTAGCGAGGAACTTTCGAAGCCGCAGCGAAGTATTAGCAGGAACGAATTTCATATTTAAACAAATCATGGGTACAAGAGTTGGAGAAATCGAATATGATTCACAAGCGGAGCTGGTGAAAGGGGCTGACTATCCCCAAGAGACGAGCTTTCCGGTCGAGCTCACGGTGATCGATCAAGCGAAAGAATCTGCTCGTGAAGAGGAGACGGGGCTTGAGGATGCGGAGCAGTCTCAGCTTGAAGCTAGATGGATGGTACAGAAAATCAGGGAGCTAGTCGAGTCAAGGAAGCCCATCTATGATCCAAAAACAAAGAAAGAGCGGCCGGTGCAATACCGGGATATCGTAATTCTTCTACGCTCTATGACCTGGGCCGGAGAAGTTATGGAGGAATGCAAGCGAGCGGGAATTCCGCTTTATGCCAAGCTTGGCAACGGTTATTTTCAAGCGACGGAAGTAGCGATTATGATCGCGCTGCTACAAGTGATTGATAATCCGTATCAAGATATTCCTCTTGCCGCTGTTTTGCGGTCACCCATTGTCCGCTGTTCAGAAAATGATTTAGCTGTGATTCGTCTTTGTTCGAAAAAAGGCACATATTATGAAGCGGTTCAAGCGTTTGCCACTAGCCGTCCGGAAGCAGAGCAGGAAGAGCTTCACGAAAGAATATGCAAGTTTTTGGAAAAACTGAGGGTATGGAGAGCTCTGGCCAGAAACGGTTCGTTGTCTGCTCTGATTTGGCAGTTATACCGTGATACGCATTATTATGATTTTGTCGGCGGAATGCCCGGCGGAAAGCAGCGGCAGGCGAATCTGCGCGTTTTATATGATCGAGCCAAGCAGTATGAAGAAACTTCCTTTAGAGGACTTTTCCGTTTTCTTCGCTTGATTGAGCGCTTGCAGGAGCGCGGGGATGATTTAGGAGCAGCGAAGGATTTAAGTGAACAGGAGGATGTAGTGCGCCTGATGACAGTACATGCCAGCAAAGGACTGGAGTTTCCGGTCGTATTTGTCGCAGGGCTCGGCCGATCATTCAATGAAATGGATCTGCGGCAATCTTATTTGCTTGATAAAGAATACGGCATCGCCGCAAAATACATCGATCCCGTGAAGCGCCTCAGCTTCCCCTCTTTGCCGCAGCTCGCTATCAAGCGGAAAAAACGTTTAGAGCTGCTCGCTGAAGAAATGCGTGTGCTGTATGTGGCTTTTACGCGCGCGAAAGAAAAATTGTTTTTGCTGGGTACGGTTAAAAGTGCGGAAAAGATGTTAGACAAATGGAAAAACGCCTGGAATCAAACGGACTGGCTGCTGCAGGATGCACAGAGAGCCGCAGCCGGAAGTTATTTAGACTGGATCGGTCCAGCGCTTATCCGTCATAGAGAAGCGAATCTAACGGAGAAACACAACCCGCTAGTCATTCCTGAAATCACTCAACATGCTTCACGCTGGAAAGTGCAGATTACCCGGCCGGAGGAATGGATGGAAGGAGAGGAACAAGAAGCGGACCTAAGGGAAGGGTGGCAGGATCTGGCGGCGGCAAACAAACCAATTGCGGTTTCATCCCCTCACAAGGAGGAAATCAACAAGCGGCTTCAATGGCGCTACCCGTTCCAGTCAGCGAGCGTTTTGCATACGAAGCAGTCGGTATCTGATTTAAAGCGAATCAATGAAATTTATAATGCGGGCGCAGAGAACGGATTGGCCCGCAGCTATCAGCGGCCGGTCTTCAAGCGCCCCGCCTTCATGCAGGAGAAGAAGCTGACCCCGGCAGAGATCGGTACAGCTGTGCATACGGTCATGCAGCATTTGCCTCTGAATCAGCAGCCAGCAAATGCGGATCTAAAGTGTTTTATCGAACAATTAGTTCAAAGGGAGCTATTAACGGCTGAACAAGCAGAGGCGGTTGACCCTTCCATCATTGCGGAATTCTTCAATACGGAGATTGGCCAAATGATGCTGAAGGCGGACCGCATTTACCGAGAAACACCATTTAATTTAGGGATGTCAGCGAGAGAGCTGTATCCTCATTGGAGCGGTTCTGAAGAAATCGTTCTCGTGCAAGGCATCATTGATTGTTTGATAGAAATAGGGGGGGAGCTTTATTTGCTTGATTACAAAACCGACACAATCAGCGGGCGCTTCCCGGGCGGGTTTGATAAAGCCCGTCCAATTCTCGAATCCCGCTATCGCCTGCAAATTGAATTGTATGCGAAAGCTGTAGAACAAATTTGGAAGCGAGAGGTGAAAAGAAAATACTTATTCTTTTTTGACGGAGCGCATTGCCTGCCGGTCGAGTAACAAGAAATCCCTTCACTCACCGCTAAGAATTCAAGATAAACTTGAAAGAGGGCTGACTCCGCATTGAGCAACCTTGTCAGAAAGTGAAGCATGTATTCAAGACAAGGCAAGGAGGTGCGGGGCAGTCCTCTTTCGTTTATAAAGTTGAGGGGCTTTCATCCCCCGCTGCTGAAAAGAAGAACAAAGGCTGCCATCGCAACGTCCTCTTGCAGCGTCTCTTTGCCGCCTGCATCGTGCAGGTCCGAACGCATCGGACATGCAGATGCCATGATCCCCGCTCCATTCTTGAAGGGGAGATAAAAGCATCTTGCACTTCGGATAAATGAAGCTAAATATTGCCGGTGATTGGCTGGTCAACGGAAGTAGGATCGAATACGG from Bacillus xiapuensis encodes:
- the addA gene encoding helicase-exonuclease AddAB subunit AddA; this encodes MQKGAGCLPYYRFRLAEPNLFLSKYRRFSAAGETAGLRIDLARNFRSRSEVLAGTNFIFKQIMGTRVGEIEYDSQAELVKGADYPQETSFPVELTVIDQAKESAREEETGLEDAEQSQLEARWMVQKIRELVESRKPIYDPKTKKERPVQYRDIVILLRSMTWAGEVMEECKRAGIPLYAKLGNGYFQATEVAIMIALLQVIDNPYQDIPLAAVLRSPIVRCSENDLAVIRLCSKKGTYYEAVQAFATSRPEAEQEELHERICKFLEKLRVWRALARNGSLSALIWQLYRDTHYYDFVGGMPGGKQRQANLRVLYDRAKQYEETSFRGLFRFLRLIERLQERGDDLGAAKDLSEQEDVVRLMTVHASKGLEFPVVFVAGLGRSFNEMDLRQSYLLDKEYGIAAKYIDPVKRLSFPSLPQLAIKRKKRLELLAEEMRVLYVAFTRAKEKLFLLGTVKSAEKMLDKWKNAWNQTDWLLQDAQRAAAGSYLDWIGPALIRHREANLTEKHNPLVIPEITQHASRWKVQITRPEEWMEGEEQEADLREGWQDLAAANKPIAVSSPHKEEINKRLQWRYPFQSASVLHTKQSVSDLKRINEIYNAGAENGLARSYQRPVFKRPAFMQEKKLTPAEIGTAVHTVMQHLPLNQQPANADLKCFIEQLVQRELLTAEQAEAVDPSIIAEFFNTEIGQMMLKADRIYRETPFNLGMSARELYPHWSGSEEIVLVQGIIDCLIEIGGELYLLDYKTDTISGRFPGGFDKARPILESRYRLQIELYAKAVEQIWKREVKRKYLFFFDGAHCLPVE